One Setaria italica strain Yugu1 chromosome II, Setaria_italica_v2.0, whole genome shotgun sequence DNA segment encodes these proteins:
- the LOC101775477 gene encoding protein ENHANCED DISEASE RESISTANCE 2-like — translation MDFDMELGGQFSLSDRDSGAEEEEEQPTLTRRKTIGNGPPDSIHDWTKDADFGLSNQNDPTQLYSKKNWRLLRCQNGLRIFEELLEVEYLARSCSRAMRAVGVVEATCEAIFGLMMSMDATRYEWDCSFRQGSLVEEVDGHTAVLYHRLQLHWCPRLIWPRDLCYVRYWRRNDDGSYVVLFRSTEHPNCSRQRGYVRAFIESGGFKICPLKSRNGRPRTQVQHLMQIDLKGWFLNYSTSFQYHSLLQILNCVSGLREYFSQTDDIHITPRIPAMESMDDEKPNEVDPKTKPADQDHAENRNMGTIDEESDDDEDYQVPEADIEEGPNKSDNEAKHTDEPPEKIDLSCFSGILHHDPDEKSRNCWTVPDSKLFKVRSKNFPHDKSKIPAASYLMELAAIDWFKDTKRMDNVGRQKNCVAQVAADKGMHTFVVNLQIPGSTHYSLVMYFVTSSLKKGSLLQRFFDGDDDFRNSRLKLIPSVPKGSWIVRQSVGSTPCLLGKAVDCSYVRGPGYLEVDVDIGSSAVANGVLGLVFGVVTTLVVDMAFLIQANTYEELPEQVIGAARLAHVEPSTAVVPDLENNSDINKDNSSNDVASSEDDSSKKTN, via the exons ATGGACTTTGATATGGAACTTGGAGGGCAGTTTTCATTGTCAGATCGTGACAGTGG agctgaagaagaagaggaacagcCAACTCTAACTCGCAGGAAAACTATAGGGAATG GTCCCCCCGATTCAATACATGATTGGACCAAAGATGCTGATTTTGGTCTGTCCAATCAGAATGACCCCACTCAACTTTATTCTAAGAAGAATTGGCGACTACTTCGATGCCAAAATG GGTTGCGCATTTTTGAAGAACTTCTGGAAGTCGAATACCTT GCAaggagctgtagccgagctatGAGGGCTGTTGGTGTAGTGGAAGCCACATGTGAAGCCATTTTTGGGCTGATGATGAGCATGGATGCAACAAGATACGA GTGGGACTGTAGCTTTCGCCAGGGTAGTTTAGTTGAAGAGGTTGATGGTCACACCGCAGTACTATATCATAGGTTGCAGCTGCATTGGTGTCCAAG GCTCATCTGGCCTCGGGATCTGTGTTATGTTAGGTATTGGCGGCGTAACGATGATGGAAGCTATG TTGTGCTATTTCGATCTACAGAACATCCAAACTGTAGCCGGCAGCGAGGATATGTGAGGGCTTTTATTGAAA GTGGAGGGTTCAAGATTTGTCCTCTCAAAAGTCGCAATGGAAGACCCCGTACTCAGGTTCAGCACCTCATGCAGATTGACCTGAAGGGATGGTTCCTGAATTACTCTACTTCCTTTCAGTATCATTCTTTGCTGCAAATACTGAACTGTGTTTCTG GGCTGCGTGAATATTTTTCCCAAACAGATGATATCCATATAACTCCAAGGATTCCTGCAATGGAGAGCATGGATGATGAGAAGCCTAATGAAGTTGACCCCAAGACTAAACCAGCAGATCAAGACCATGCAGAAAATAGAAACATGGGAACAATTGATGAAGAATCGGATGACGACGAGGATTATCAGGTTCCTGAAGCTGATATAGAG GAAGGCCCTAACAAATCTGACAATGAAGCTAAACACACAG ATGAGCCTCCAGAAAAAATTGATTTATCTTGCTTTTCTGGGATTCTTCATCATGATCCGGATGAGAAAAGCCGCAACTGTTGGACAGTACCTGACAGCAAGCTTTTCAAAGTTCGTAGCAAGAACTTTCCACATGACAAATCAAAG ATACCTGCTGCAAGTTATCTCATGGAGCTTGCAGCCATAGATTGGTTTAAGGATACCAAGCGTATGGATAATGTTGGAAGGCAAAAAAATTGCGTTGCTCAG GTTGCTGCTGACAAAGGGATGCATACATTTGTAGTCAACTTACAG ATTCCTGGATCAACTCATTACAGCCTGGTCATGTATTTCGTCACGAGTTCCTTGAAAAAGGGATCATTATTGCAGCGTTTCTTTGATGGCGATGATGACTTCCGGAATAGCAGACTGAAGCTCATACCATCTGTTCCTAAG GGCTCTTGGATAGTGCGGCAGAGTGTTGGCAGCACACCTTGTTTGCTGGGAAAAGCTGTCGATTGCAGCTACGTACGAGGTCCTGGGTATTTGGAG GTGGACGTCGACATTGGTTCTTCTGCAGTCGCAAATGGAGTTTTGGGCTTGGTGTTTGGTGTTGTCACAACATTAGTAGTTGATATGGCTTTTCTAATACAG GCAAACACATATGAGGAGCTCCCGGAGCAAGTCATAGGCGCAGCTCGACTGGCCCATGTGGAACCCTCTACAGCTGTAGTTCCTGACCTTGAAAACAACAGTGACATCAACAAAGATAACAGTAGCAATGACGTTGCGTCTTCAGAGGATGATTCATCGAAGAAAACCAACTGA
- the LOC101767947 gene encoding uncharacterized protein LOC101767947, with translation MGAAASSHDRQRGTDAGARYRSFEEMVNETFMVSGTAVGSHGEVVGIPVEANQGAQDDAARGSFDYIWRIEGLPSSQEEGNFRSQFEAKGLEWEISLLLASDSRDQRSVSVRLYLRGDAPCGWEDNAAKLRLTYAITLFNQNSCRQDWQRSAINTFADHRDGKWSIKEFIASDAFMDPSNGFVVDGSCTLGVTLLRVHLLRVKKESLLVHHRPVNHEHTWLVRNFITMEHQCMRREEFEAAGCRWSIYLHRIRVEHYSHDDVVLFLSLDSTTAQKKSITASYQFQVRGLASGYEFRNAYTNVFVPGQCHGGELSIPSDGYGKYGWSFEEDTWRVRMRLTVIGYVEAKGNDVRALQLEDP, from the exons ATGGGAGCTGCAGCTTCGAGCCATGATCGGCAGAG GGGGACGGATGCTGGTGCACGCTACAGAtcatttgaggagatggtcaaCGAAACCTTCATGGTGTCAGGAACTGCGGTGGGTAGCCATGGTGAAGTAGTTGGTATTCCGGTAGAAGCAAACCAGGGAGCTCAGGACGATGCAG CCCGTGGTTCCTTTGACTACATCTGGAGAATCGAAGGCCTGCCATCAAGCCAGGAGGAGGGCAACTTTCGCTCTCAGTTTGAGGCAAAGGGCCTGGAATG GGAAATATCGCTATTGCTGGCTTCCGATTCTCGTGATCAAAGAAGCGTCAGCGTAAGACTGTACCTAAGAGGTGATGCTCCTTGTGGTTGGGAAGATAATGCTGCAAAGCTCAGGCTCACATACGCAATCACTCTCTTCAATCAAAACAGCTGCCGTCAGGACTGGCAACGATCTG CAATAAACACTTTCGCCGACCACCGTGACGGCAAGTGGAGCATCAAGGAGTTCATCGCTTCCGACGCCTTCATGGACCCTTCCAACGGTTTCGTTGTCGATGGCAGCTGCACACTAGGGGTTACACTGCTGAGAGTTCATCTCCTGCGAGTGAAGAAAGAGTCGCTCCTGGTGCACCATAGGCCTGTGAACCATGAACATACATGGCTCGTCAGGAACTTCATTACCATGGAGCATCAGTGCATGCGTCGCGAAGAGTTTGAAGCTGCTGGATGCCGCTG GTCCATCTACCTGCACAGAATTAGAGTTGAGCATTACTCTCACGATGACGTGGTTCTCTTTTTGAGCCTCGACTCGACGACAGCACAGAAGAAGTCGATCACTGCGAGCTACCAGTTCCAGGTCAGAGGTTTAGCCAGCGGCTATGAGTTTCGCAATGCAT ATACAAATGTGTTCGTGCCAGGACAATGCCATGGCGGCGAATTGAGCATCCCCTCTGACGGCTACGGCAAATATGGCTGGTCCTTTGAGGAAGATACGTGGAGGGTGAGAATGCGTCTGACTGTTATTGGGTATGTTGAAGCCAAGGGCAACGATGTGAGGGCTTTGCAACTAGAGGACCCTTGA